In Scleropages formosus chromosome 10, fSclFor1.1, whole genome shotgun sequence, a single genomic region encodes these proteins:
- the ppp1r13l gene encoding relA-associated inhibitor: MNSQAGYTSRMLFQTINEDLNASMVTADELSREFNSLFQKCSPTIESNAEKNKTCVPEVSQKVPDASYSSSSGWKGGSSSSQTQYTSARSGDISNQYDQQLSAFIPQQTTPTPSSKSGFSVSTLDSRFSYGQVTPPNRSPRAQRHITSSHSPAYDGGKGQLPRSTTAYVDWNPSPGSGTFTYDQTPQITLPPSATPMSPYESSQMGPKSPRMERSPSPRFGQSASNTLPRNFTPLRAPDDVPRQKSPGHWNETDLDVSYERKPHHTYNKSEWLRPSVPNSSWRESNLDASHPVTKKDVHGRQHHGMPSGIQLSATSSPHTGNRGSSPYSNPQPIISRISIPPVNPQARRSRPIPLSVIMRLQNPHYSLARTRYPRGPPPEEVGGQYQSASPMMTPWEYIIQQTPPKQVQPGITGEVLSPGDIDAELAKPDLVKTQDVHEGPVPETSEEGDGGESVPVLRPLSPTRLQPVVAPESEVIPDRQELFRILDEIPRALKRRGSIDQGLPTAKAALKPSQYRQVINKLFHRKSDSQKGEPGSDSSSSSEGEESQSLTPAPVIPVRPTPDKKSKNSILRLPGCERKISGRRARLSPLVLLLDGALVGELEIVQKAVQEMSDPSQPNDEGITALHNAICGGHYSVVDFLVRIGANVSAPDSHGWTPLHCAASCNDKPLCEYLVRNGAAVMAVTESDWATASQKCDPYTVGFEECESFLRGVEEAMGVENSGVLYALWSYPAQAPDELSFREGDMVTILQKPEGSDWWWASLCGREGFVPNNYFGLFPKVRPKSLC, encoded by the exons ATGAATTCACAAGCTGGTTATACTAGCAGGATGCTCT TCCAGACTATTAATGAAGATCTCAACGCCTCCATGGTGACGGCGGATGAGCTCTCCCGAGAGTTCAACAGCCTCTTCCAGAAGTGTTCTCCCACCATTGAGTCAAATGCTGAG AAGAACAAAACGTGTGTTCCTGAGGTGTCTCAGAAGGTTCCAGATGCTAGCTACTCCTCGTCCTCAGGGTGGAAGGGAGGTAGCAGCAGTTCACAGACCCAATACACGTCGGCCCGCTCGGGGGACATCAGCAACCAGTATGATCAGCAGTTGTCTGCCTTCATCCCACAGCAAACAACTCCAACACCATCTAGCAAGAGCGGATTCTCAGTCTCCACCTTAGATTCCAGATTCAGTTATGGTCAAGTGACGCCCCCCAACCGTTCTCCACGAGCACAGAGGCACATAACCTCCTCCCACTCTCCTGCATATGACGGTGGAAAAGGCCAGCTGCCCCGCAGCACCACAGCCTATGTGGACTGGAACCCCTCCCCTGGATCCGGCACCTTCACTTACGATCAGACCCCCCAAATAACCCTACCACCCTCAGCCACGCCCATGTCTCCATACGAGAGCAGCCAAATGGGCCCGAAATCCCCGCGGATGGAGAGAAGCCCTTCCCCTCGCTTTGGACAGTCAGCATCAAACACCTTGCCTCGCAACTTTACGCCTCTCAGAGCACCAG ATGACGTGCCACGGCAGAAGAGCCCTGGCCACTGGAACGAGACAGACCTGGATGTTTCTTATGAGCGAAAGCCGCACCACACCTACAACA AATCCGAGTGGCTAAGACCCTCAGTGCCAAACAGTAGCTGGAGGGAGTCCAACTTGGATGCTTCACATCCTGTGACCAAAAAG GACGTTCATGGCCGCCAGCACCATGGAATGCCTTCTGGAATACAACTGTCAGCAACCTCTTCTCCGCACACTGGGAACCGCGGCTCATCCCCTTATTCCAATCCCCAACCCATTATCTCTCGGATTTCCATCCCTCCTGTGAATCCCCAGGCTCGCCGCAGTCGGCCCATCCCCCTGTCGGTCATCATGCGCCTCCAAAACCCACATTACTCACTGGCCCGCACACGCTACCCACGTGGACCGCCACCAGAGGAGGTGGGTGGGCAGTACCAGTCAGCCTCACCTATGATGACACCTTGGGAATATATTATTCAGCAGACCCCTCCTAAACAAGTACAGCCAGGAATCACTGGAGAAG tgcTCAGTCCTGGTGATATTGATGCTGAGCTGGCAAAACCAGATCTAGTGAAGACCCAGGATGTTCATGAAGGTCCAGTGCCAGAGACGAGTGAAGAGGGGGATGGGGGAGAGTCTGTACCTGTCCTTCGGCCTCTCAGCCCCACCCGCCTCCAGCCTGTTGTGGCCCCTGAGAGCGAAGTGATCCCAGACCGCCAAGAGCTCTTTCGTATATTGGATGAAATTCCCAGGGCACTGAAGCGAAGGGGTTCTATCGATCAGGGGCTGCCAACGGCAAAGGCTGCCCTCAAGCCCAGCCAGTACAGGCAGGTGATCAACAAGCTCTTCCACCGGAAGTCAGACAGTCAGAAAGGGGAGCCAGGGAGTGACAGCAGCTCCTCCTCGGAGGGAGAGGAAAGCCAAAGTCTAACCCCAGCACCAGTCATACCAGTGCGACCTACTCCTGACAAGAAG AGTAAGAACTCCATCCTGAGGCTGCCGGGTTGCGAGCGCAAGATCTCTGGGCGCCGAGCCCGTCTGAGTCCGCTGGTTTTACTGCTGGATGGTGCGTTGGTGGGGGAGCTAGAAATAGTGCAGAAAGCTGTGCAGGAG ATGAGTGACCCCAGCCAGCCAAATGACGAGGGTATCACTGCACTGCATAATGCAATCTGCGGTGGGCACTACTCCGTTGTCGACTTCCTGGTGCGAATCGGAGCCAACGTGAGCGCCCCGGACAGCCACGGCTG GACCCCCCTGCACTGCGCGGCCTCCTGCAATGACAAGCCTCTGTGCGAGTACCTGGTGAGGAACGGTGCGGCCGTGATGGCGGTGACAGAGAGCGATTGGGCCACGGCCTCCCAGAAGTGTGATCCCTACACAGTGGGCTTTGAAGAGTGTGAGAGCTTCCTCAGGG GCGTGGAGGAAGCCATGGGTGTGGAGAACAGCGGCGTGCTGTATGCCCTGTGGAGCTACCCAGCACAGGCCCCTGATGAGCTGAGCTTCCGGGAAGGGGACATGGTGACCATCCTGCAGAAGCCAGAGGGCTCCGACTGGTGGTGGGCGTCGCTCTGCGGCAGGGAGGGATTCGTCCCCAACAATTACTTTGGG CTTTTCCCAAAAGTTCGCCCCAAATCCCTCTGCTAA